DNA from Oncorhynchus masou masou isolate Uvic2021 chromosome 5, UVic_Omas_1.1, whole genome shotgun sequence:
CGCATCTTACTAACTCAGTAGTTTTAGATCAGATATGGTAGGTATATCAAACATTAGTGTAATAGAATATCAAAGTATCTCTGTTAGTCAGTGTATCAATTTGTGTCTTGTTTCTCTGCAGAAGACCGCTCCTGCGTAAAGTTGCTGGCACCCGCCTCTTCGCTCTCCAAACCTGAACCATGTACCCGTTTAATGCCAGTTTCAGTAACTTCAGTCTGATGATGGAGGTTGCGGACATGCCCCGGGATGAGAACCTGGCCAAAGTAGAGATCGCGCTGCTCAGCGTCATCTTCGTCTTTGCCGCTATCCTGAACACGGGTCTACTACTGGTTCTGTGGAAGCGGCGCAAACAGGTATCCAAGATGCGTGTCTTGGTGTTCCACCTTTGCGTTGCAGACCTGGTTGTGGCGTTTTTCCAGGTGTGCCCGCAGCTCATGTGGGACATTACGGACAGATTCATCGGACCGGACCTGGTGTGCCGATTGGTGAAGTATCTGCAGGTCGTAGGCATGTTTGCGTCCACCTACATGATCGTAGTGATGACCATTGACCGCTACCAGGCTATCTGCAACCCTATGGTCAAATTTCAGAGGAGACGCAAGCGCTGGAACATCCCTGTTTGCATCGCCTGGGCGATATCCCTCGTGGGCGGCCTGCCTCAGATCTTCATCTTCTCGCGGGTCCAGGTGGCGCCCGGGGTGTTCGACTGCTGGGCGGACTTTATCCAGCCCTGGGGCTTGAAGACCTACATCACCTGGACCACGATGGTTatctttgtcttgcccattttgACCGTGGTGGTGTGCCAGGTGCGAATCTGTCGAGCCATCCAGAATAACCTTTACTTAAAGACGCACCAGGATGGGGGTAGCGGGGTTGCCTTTCAGCTGCCCTCCAGAACCAGCAGCGTGGCTGGTGTGTCCAAAGCACGAATCAAAACTGTGAAGATGACAGTGGTTATCGTACTTGCCTACATCATCTGCTGGACTCCGTTCTTTACCGTCCAGCTTTGGTCTGTGTGGGACAAGGACGCGCCAACAGAAAGTAAGAACACGGATATCAATCTTATTATAAATGTATAATAAAGTCCCCAAACATGACTGTCAATAGGGCGTTAGGGGTGGCGCCCCACTTGTGATAAAACAATATAGATATTTTATATAGTAATTATTTCTATCAAAAATATATAAGCCTATATATTATATCAATCATGGATTGTGTTTTAAACGCTCATAAAAGTGAGGCAG
Protein-coding regions in this window:
- the LOC135539970 gene encoding oxytocin receptor-like; this translates as MYPFNASFSNFSLMMEVADMPRDENLAKVEIALLSVIFVFAAILNTGLLLVLWKRRKQVSKMRVLVFHLCVADLVVAFFQVCPQLMWDITDRFIGPDLVCRLVKYLQVVGMFASTYMIVVMTIDRYQAICNPMVKFQRRRKRWNIPVCIAWAISLVGGLPQIFIFSRVQVAPGVFDCWADFIQPWGLKTYITWTTMVIFVLPILTVVVCQVRICRAIQNNLYLKTHQDGGSGVAFQLPSRTSSVAGVSKARIKTVKMTVVIVLAYIICWTPFFTVQLWSVWDKDAPTETATFTILMLLASLNSCANPCIYLLFNGQLPNKLTVLCRRPSNGKDSINYEATVVSSLYMSFKSISDSK